The nucleotide sequence tactggaaattTTTGATATTGCGATTTATTTTTCCCTCTGCGATATAAACACAATTTGACCAGATGAGCTTGATTTGTAAAGTCCTTCATTTACAGTATATTGGTTGGGACGACTTTTGTAGgggagtgaaatataaatatataaattcattaatttttttcttcggattagtcccttatttatttatttatttaactattctagcttatgttttatgcagctgatgcgctaccagctggaacccagtactgggaaacgcccatacactcttacattcacacatacttatacactacggccaatttaatttcaTCAATTCAATCAATTccacagcgcatgtctttggactgtgggtgaaaccagagcacccagagaaaacctcaccaacactgggagaacaagcaaactccacacagaaatgcaaactagtccagccgggactcaaaccagcaatttTATTGCtatgtgagacgacagtgctaaccactgagccactgcgccACCCAAACTCTTATCAgttgttttatattgttgttgtatGTAACTTCACTGATATTTTATGTGTAGTAATGTGTTTTTAACTTTAGGTTGCCTGTTTTGCTTTTCTGTcagatgaaaattagcccttgtggcCAACTCTgacttatttacagtttttaactgttgattaatgagcattgtccctgttaaatcaaataaatacaaatctaaatgaTCCAAAGTCTTAAAACGATCTCTCTCTCTTCATACCTGTTTCAGTAAGCTTCATTAGCTTCAGTCAAGTCCTGCGGGGTAATATGACTGCTGAAACATTAACCAGTCATTGCTTTGCTTTATGGCAGCTTAGAGGTGatgatgaaaaaataataaagccGAGTACTCTCCTTAtgctgtatgaatatgctaatgtcAATATGCTACTCTGACTCTAATAGCAGGATATTAATTATGAAATAGTTTCGTTTCCTGACCTACAACAGGCCTTAGTCAGGGTAGATGGTAAATTGATTTTAACAAGGCTGTGAGGGATAAATGTACATACGGGGCATCATTTACATAACGCTGCTCATTTACATgatgaaagcagttttacatgcgaaaatgtattttaatgtgcAAGCTGTTGGAAACACCATAATTGCGTTGAAGCTATAGTGGGTAATACCAATATTTGTGTAAACTATAAAAATGCAATTTAGAGAAAATGGGGATGTCACATTGTGATTGAAAACTTCTTGCTGCATTATTTTAGATGAATCAGCATTTAGGgcgctatcatacacccggcgcaatcaTATGCAAGACCTGTTGGCCTCGGcaagttgctattttcagatcagcacaACCTTAATTTTCCTGTTTTCCACCACGCTtaaatagctgatttatttacgccactttgtggactcatgggtgtgctggtctagaaaggaggtgtgttaaggcgcattgttggcgcattgctattttaaggaactaaaatagactgcacaatagaccagctgaaagcaggtctaaaatcCAGCGCAAAGAGCGTTAGTTATGCACCTCtcatacacattgcttaatacacacaggatgtacagcaatacgcaaatatctttacaaatgaagaagaattaaagaattaaaatattacaaaaaaattttactttctacataaatataaaaaccactgccttcatgccttctttatctcagggggctttttcagtttattcatgacaacttgcttttgtataatgttattataataataataatatttattattataattgtttttttgttttttttattagatttcccagagatgggttgtggctggaagggcatccgcagcataaaagCGTGCTGGacaggttggcagttcattccgctgtgccatcctcggattaataaagggactaaaggctgatttaaacttctacgtcaaacaccggcgtatgctacggcgctgacgcatagcccttcgccgtcggcgtcgctgacgtgcacctctcaaaaattgtaactacacatcgcaacgacgcgtagcgcaagctctgtgattggtcggcttggtagcgctgacaattctgggcgggacagagagccgcgcgaatggcgcgagctggacgcgagcccaatggagcgattgtttacaagtgtggagtcccgtgaaggagctcttgatggaaagttttgtgttgtgtttacctcatagttaaagttgttgcacgtccgccggttcctgcctcaaaatgagcgagtttgagccacttgtaaatCACTTGGAAGTGTTCAgcaaaaagcaaaaaagcagagaagaaactcgacaaagaggaacatcaacacctcactgcccactagcgttttcggaagtgttaattcagaccgacagagacagcgcgcacaagtataaatgcacagctacgcgcgttgcatgtgccgtgggtcacgccggtcacttgacgcagaagtataaatcaggcttaagccgacaagaaaatgaatgaattatttattataagcatatttatatttgttttattaaaaacaagcttttgatttgtccatctgtcgggtATTGAACCATATGGAGCATAGCATGtctatttggatataactcattattattgttcatttattcgtttgctggaaactacaactgaatatagaaatagttttgaaacaaatctttgtgcttaacaaacgtaattaattatgcagactaatggatgtcttcaggaGTTTACAACATCCTTATCCActaaagagaaaaagagaaagtaaagatgccgattggaggaggctcgttttaatcctcacgctgcagatgctctgtttaattgttttcttaaCTGTTttaaagcgttcagtttttcctcttacaaagtccattatgtaaatagcaaatgcaccatggcgcgacgcaacggaatcttaaagggaatgggagatgagactctgattggtctcaaaacacacccataagtcattaagagaataagcacaactctgttagaccatgcactgaAGCGCAAAGCATATATttcagtccttaaaatagcaaaagtggattcagacacactcttaatgcttttgcggcCTGCGCTTTACACTTAgacttaaatgaataaaacagacTCAAAAATTTTAAGTTAAACTTTAAAACAATTGAGTCGGAACTCGATTAAGTTATTAAAACAAGTAAGAGCAATAAAAgctcttttatttaaatttttattaaaatctgttGTGATGACTTCTTCATTTTTTTGTCATCTTTtacacctacttactctcaaggCCATTTaaatcgaagttgatatttagctgcaccatattgttgtttcgtaacatctagtttttaaaATGGTCGTTAGCCTAACCCTTAAGGTATGTgtaaggttttttatttatttatttttaggaaaaCAGAATCTCCAGCAGGaaaaatctccaaagatgccattttgaaactagtgaagacagcagaagtcaatgattaatttgaattatttagcctgacatgtttactgctccaaaatactttaaagtTTCTCGAAATAAAATATAgtgtgttcaatgggggaaaaaaattctCGTTTTTTACTCaggcatttaaaaagaatatattttagagcagaaatcacaatactgtgaaaccgtgatgtttttatccaaggcCAATGCCTAGCCCTcatgtgcaatatttattctttttaaaatatcttgaaaaatatctagtaaaatattatgtactgtcatcataccaacaacaaaataaatctaaagttattagaaataagttcagaaatgtgttgaaaaaaaacattctctctgttaaacaaaaagtaaggaaaaaataaataaaagaattaaaatgtaacaggagggctaataattccgacttcctTTGCATATCGTTagtggtacactgaaaaaaatgatttctgcaaaattgtagcaaaacattttacaggctgaatttaaacaaattaattaaaagtagtaattaagtaattaagttcaacttcatttgtttgtttaaattcagcccatataaatagttcgGAACCACTTACTCTAATAAAAAATCTTTGTAAATCGAATGAATCTTTTTGTTCAGAGTGTACGAGAAGacttatatattgtgatatgtgATTTATGCCATAAAACATCACCTTTAGGTAAACGTACCCAGAGTTTGCATTTAATTCTTAATAGCTATGTTTTTTGGCAAAAGAGTTAAGATGCACAACAGTTCAACCCATTGAATGTACTGTAAAATTCTCACACCCACAATTTAAATCCGGCTACTCTGACTAAAGTTTGAAGGCATGTCTCAGCCGAGCTGCAACTAAGAGAGTTTTTAGTCTCTCATCTTGGTGCTTGATTTATCTCTTTAGCTATTTAAAGGATGCAAATGTGCAAAGCTTGAAAGTCACTTTGTTCTGTAACTGCCAAGAACAGACTCGCAAATGCAGATGAACGCTCCAAAGCTCTCAGGTGTGTCTACAAAGGGCCTGATTGGATGGCGCAGACAGACAGAAAGCTCTGCCTCCATCTAGTGACATGAGCTCTGCTGATGAGCTCTGCTGACTGTTTCTGCTCTTTCTAAATGGCAACTGTACAAAAATAGGTCTGGAAAATGAGCAATATTGCTGTTGTTGAGTGAGCTTAAATGGACATGCAGTGCCGCAAACTGAAAAAGCCAAACGTTCACTGTCTTAAAgcgacagttcaccccaaaaatataAAGATTTGCAGCGAACTCACCCCGAGGCTATACaagattcaattcatctttattttacatagctcttttacaatgtagattgtgtcaaaacagcttaacatattTCTAGTAAATTggaattgaaactgtgtcagagttaaagttcaatttagttcagtccagtgtggtttaattctcactgctgaaagtccaaacactgaaaatccatcgatgtgcatgTGATATAGGTTGATTTTGTTTACTTAAGTAGAATGTTACAGAACATTTTAGGCTGAATATGATGTTTTCAAGTCGGGCtaatcgctggagaactacacatctgcctCTATATGAACTACTACTCCCAGAAGTatttgcactcacacaccagttcctgatgcCCCCTCATTAGACACATAGCTGGAAGCTCGTGATGGACCAATTACCAGAACTAAAATGCATCTCACTcacacactctttgctgagtcttgtgatCTGTAAGTGAGCATTACCGAAGAGTTATCCTAGTTCTTGTCTTTCATGCTTTTGACCTTcagctttgtttattgtttacgTTGTTTTGCCACCTGTCCTGACCATTCGCCTGTATTCTGACTACATTTTTGATCAACTTTATGCCTCTGTTTGCACCTGTTTGGACCGTTGCCTGCATGACTATTCTGCCTAAAAAAGCTGGACATAGACCCTCACCTTTGTTGTCAGACCCacttattacaattattattattactattgtgaTATATAATATTACCTCCAGAGCTGTTTTAAGTATCTGTGCTCCCATAGAGCATCTCACACCTGCGAAAGCCACTGTGTTCATTGCATttcgtcttctgaggtgcaagtaatttattatataagaaaaaaagccCACATTGGTTTCTCCCACCACAGTAAAtcccatttttctttttgatatttgccgccagtttatcaggaagtgacgattttgttttccTTGACTCATTAGATAGAAACAGAGCTATCAGTGCTAGTAGTCTGTTGACTAAATGCTTCTTTAAAAttcaaacacacaacaaaaaaagTCACATCTTGTACGGcccgagggtgagtaaatgaacagctaaattttcatttttgcatgaacaatccctttaataaATAGGGCAGTGTCTGTTCAGCCAAAACTGGGCCATAAGCACTCAAGCCATGCTAAATCCTCTTGTACATTGTCTGTTTtcagcaacaacatcaacaaaaaaaggCTCTGTGCAAAAAAGAATCCTTAACAATAAACTGCTGAATCAGATTCAAGTTTTTGATTTACGGTCCATGCACAAACTATTTTGGGAAACAATATAAAGCAGACAAACCCAGCTAGGTAAATGCAGACTATGAATCTTCCTGTGCCTGTACTCTCACCTGCATTGGCAACGGCGTCGATCTCCAGCTTTGTGATGTCACCGCCGAACAAAGATACTTTCATATTTAGCTCTTCATTGACTTCGCAGCGAGGTTTACAAGAAGAGTCACCTAAAATGAGCAAACATAGTGGGTTATACATCAGCAATCTATTCTTATTTTCATACCTCTAGACTCTGTGCAGGTTTTTAGGGATTTATATTTAACTGTACACGCGGTGAGGGTTTTTGTGCATTGAATTCACCTGACGGACTCCAGACAGGAACGTCCTCCAATGGAATGAAGTCAACCCTGTACAGTTCCCTTCTCTTCTCCTTATCCATGGAGCAAAGCTTAGCTGCCAAAGATGAGAAAATATGAAAGAAAACATATGAAGGAAAAAGAATCATACTTAAATAAGTGCAAAATGCACTGAAAAACTTTATATGCATTAAGAAGTTTCAGGAATCTGCTAAGATTTGAGATAGTAAAcagataaaatgttttatattgtgacatacactcactggccactttattaggtacacctgtccaactgctagctaacgcaaatttctaatcagccaatcacatggcagcaactcaatccatttaggcatgtagagatggtcaagacgatctgctgcagttcaaaccgagcacgAGAATggggttgttggtgtcagacgggctggcctgagtgtttcagaaactgctgatctacttgaatttttacgcacaaccatccctagggtttacagagaacagTCCAaagaagaaaatatccagtgagcggtagttctgtgggcgcaaatgccttgttgatgccagagatcggaggagaatggccagactggttccagctgacagaaaggcaacagtaactcatggTTACAACCGAGGCATGCAGAAGAGCAAAATGTTGTCTGGTCTGACGAGTCTCAATTTTTGCTGCGACATCCGGATGGTACAGTCagattttggcatcaacaacatgaaaacatggatccatcctcccttgtatcaacggttcagactgggggtgatggtgtaatggtgtgggggactTTTATTGGCAAACTTTAgacccattagtactaattgagcatcatgtcaacgccacagccttcccgagtattgttgctgacgatgtccatccctttttgaccacagtgtgcccatcttctaaTAGCTACTTCAAGCAGGATTACGCATCAGGtcaaagcgcaaatcatctcagactgttttcttgaacatgacaatgagttcactgtactcaaatggcctccacagtcaccatatctcaatccaatagagcaattttgggatgtggtggaacaggagatttgcatcatgcatgtgcagccaacaaatctgcagcaactgcgtgatgctatcatgtcaatatgtagcaaaatctctgaggaatatttccagtaccttgttgaatatatgtcacagaggattaaggcagttctattggcaaaagggggtccaacccggtactaaggTGCagctattaaagtggccggtaaatgtatataaaaaaacgtTCAGCAAATAATCACAGTTACAAAATCTGACACTTGCAGAAGCCTAATTGTAATATAGAAAAGACAGAAAAATTGAGACTAGATATGCactgtttaaaaagaaaaaaattaagttgcaaataaaatatttattttttggaaggCATTTTACAACACcacaatttcaactaaatttcaaGTCTAATCCAATGTGCTGTTCTGCTtttgtcaaattatttttttaataagactTGTAATAATttatatgaacattttttttacttgaattgaaacattttgtgcatttttataatgattatttattttttcagttttgtcaTGTTCCAAATGCATTTTCTAACTATTTAGTAGATACTTTTaagtaaataacaataataaaacaaacatttccatgataaatgagtaaataacttgaacaaacatgtaaatcacttgtaataaaaactttaaacCCTGTGACACATTCACATCTGGAATTATGgcatttgatttttaaaatagtattttataattattttacttcATTGGCTGTCACTCTTAGTTTCAGTAACTAATTAGGTCAGAAAAATGAGCAGCTTTGGCAGGCATGAGAAAAATATCCACTTTTCCTTTGACAGTTGATGGCCTtaagaatcaaaaaaaaaaaagttgaaaaccaCTGATTTAGGTGCATTTATAATTCATCATTTCAATCTCAATTATTTTATAGGTTATTTCTGATTATAAGTAGCCTTATAATGAGGTTAATGTGTATTCATTTTCACAAATAAAAGTTCTTCGGTGTGATACAAGAGCCAGATCCCTCTGATGGGGTCATTATAGTTAAGGTTAGACAATGCAGGCAAAAGTATAACTGGAGGAAAACATCcaaatacacaatatttattttttctggcttttaaaaattgtgtttgtaaACTTTAatacaatacatattttattgGGTGTTTTGTCAGCATTTTTCCCTCCTGCACTGATGACAGCTTCCCAAAatgtaagttttattaatatctatattctAAAGGTTTTTACAGAGAGATTTGGTCATACCCAATTTCCCAGATTCATATTTTTCTggctgttcacacacacacacaaacacacacacaaacacacacaaacacacacacaaacacacaaacacacacacacacaaacacacaacatttTAAACCTTGTTCCAATGTTCCAGAGTatgaaaatttaattatttatatctatattattaatatatttaattatacaatgcctcatttgcattttctacatttaaatattcggtctaaaatcacatttaactatggcttcaaaacaacattagcaccatGTAATTGACTATAAACAACATACTTTAGCCATtggctgataatatgatttccctgtttagaatttgcaaataataattttctaaaataatgttattaaggagaaagtctcaatgtgcaaatataaaaccaactttacctcaataagtttatttttgcaaaaatacctcagcattatagccccagcattgtgctgtgttcctgtcatttttctgacaagtgcttcagcaatctacacaggggattcgtcggccgtttgttaaaggaaagagcttgacaggaactttacaatacacagttcatggatccgTTTCTTGTGTAAGtgtgtaagtgtgattaaaatggtttcCTCCTcattttctctagcttgcaaattatgtactTAATTgcgttttgttacttgtaatcgctagtactgtatcaggttaactctagATTCTCATATTGCGTCTAAAACCACGTTGTAAACGCAACATGTGTTTACGGATTTAAACGCATTTGTGAGCTCGCGTTCCACTGCaatttgtcgttgctatggccaccatcagctggtCCCACATGTGCGGTGATTAAGTTtgaaaatagttcagcttttctcgctgtgtggattaatactgaatgtgtgtcactgtttttacttatggttaagaatagagcaacatgctggtgttaaactgcactgctttaatgcactcctgcactgGGCTAACACATACTCTctactctgactacttcaaaattgttgataagccatcgtgggcatttctctctgtctcacgctgaatgcagtcgaccaatAGACCAATAGACcaatagactgggtcatcggaccaatcagtgcaAATTAGTATTGCACTAAGGAGGGGTTTCGGAACCATCAAATACCCCCTTTTGCCTATAGAACAGATCGAATCAtgagagtcgttgggataattaggtaaaaaaaaaatgcagattataagacaatgaaagtgttttttgacctttcaTGCATAtaagcctgttgttggagaccccccaaaaccaaaatatgacctttattAATGCATAATGGGGGCTCTTTAAACGTTTAATATTCTGTATTATTAATCTGTTCACAGATAACatcctaaaataatattttgaaagtgttttttaaagttaaattaggttgtaggttatacagtgtgttgttaattgcagagcacCTCTATTTAAAAAAGGTTCTGAACGAGATCAATCCTCATGTAATAAAAAGTAACGcgaaagtaactcaaaagtaatgtatcgcattacttactataaaaagtaacATAACTTTGTATTTAGGTTAAAGTACATTTCTCTGTCAGCTATTCACTCTGTATACAGAGAGACTCACTCTTCGCCTGTTTCCAGTCGCTTCTGTCAGACTCCAGGTTCAGCTCGGGTCGCGCGCTCATGGCATAAAGCGTGCTCGTGCTCAGGGCCGCGCACGCCGCCGCTGAGACCCCCGCAGCGCCGAGCACAACCCGCAGCCCCATCACAGCAGCATAGCCGGGCCGGGGAACACACACTGCGGCTGCGGAAAGCTTCTCAAACTGGCCTGCTTTACGGGTAACACCAGAGCAGAACTGCGCTTTGAAGCTGCGACTCCAAACACAAACACGAGCGGACACTTTAGACATCTGAAACGCCATGATCTGCTCTTCACTGCTGCTGATTAAATGTTTAAGGTCGCTTTCAATGTGTCCTCGAATTGGAGTTCGCTATAAATTTAACACTCAGTCTATATGCAGGTTGTGAATTAACACTAGTGAAACTGAAAGTTAAACGTCTGATAAGATGAAGGTAAATAGGATTGTACCAACATGTAGGGGTCCAAGAAGTTCACGCACGTATGATCATTCATCCTGTACTGACATCTAGCGGATGGACGGTGTAAGCGCAATactatttcctattatatttttgttctaaagcaggacgaaacctgcaaaagcaacaaattaataaatccacaaattcctgcataaataaaacaataaatattcaaaaaatatatacatataaaaacccACATAGtcctgtataaataaaacaataaatatgtaaataaataaatccacaaattcctgcataaataaaataataaatacatattcaaatatatttatttatatatttattatatttattgctattgttaatatatttattcgctcagttatttatttacatatttatgtatttattgtattttttgcaggaatttgtgtatttatttatttgcatatttagttATTGGTTTGCTTAACTATGCATTTATTGTTTCacttatgcaggaatttgtagatttatttattcatttatttgcgcatttatttattgttttatttttgcaggaatttgtgtatttattcattcatttatttaattgcatatttatttatttattgttttattttagcaggaatttgtagatttatttatttatttgcgtatttatttatttgcatatttatttatcgttttatttatgcaggaatttattgtttttgcaggtttcatcctccatacagaggtgcccaaaccttttcttataaAGAGCCAAAAattaaacttgattgaggctatagtgggccgaaggtaaatatagttgacatgggtaatttcctaattaattgaataatatttaaaaatgactagagATCGTTGCTTTATATTGGCTAATACagtattatttgcattttatatttaacttattacagtaaaaaaaaaaaaaaaaaactcaaatatcaTTTAGAATAGAAtaacactagtttttgccttgatttgctcgtcAATGTCTTCTGCATATTCGGTCCGTCAAGTTACAGTATTTGCATTTTAATcacattcatttaaaacatttaattgaaacaattaatttccctttgcttttttgtagctcagcaataaaatgaacacaataaaatgaacaaaaaaggctatacgtcaaattagaaatgaccaTGCCTGTGTTAAAGGTGTTtaccccaaccctctccatccttctcactctcctctcagatgAGATAAAGGACCAAATCAAAgtttacaatgggccaactttggcccacatgCCCTACTTTGGTCATCTTTGAGTCTTGTTTCTtgctgttggcatttctgtgtggagtttgcatgttctccccgtgttggtgtgtttcctccaggtgctccggtttcccccacagtccaaagacaagcgctatagATGAACTAAATAAAcgaaattgtccacagtgtattagtgtgaatgagtgtgtttggctgtgtaatacatatgctggataagttggcggttcattccgctgtggtgaccccccatgaataaagggactaagccgaaggaaaatgaatgttttgttcTTGAATTATTAGAGAGAGTACATgtaatatttggattaaaaacattttataaatcaaattctggcttgtatttatttattttttattcattaagtcGTTGAAAATCATGCCAAAAATGGTAAACCTTAATTTAATGGTGCCCTTGTTACCCAAgttctgttttattatttattttcattgttagACATGGTAAGACTGCattatttggtggaataacaaattaaaatgtttgtttttctgaAAATTAAAAAATCGTTTTAAATCGTCAAATTAAAATCGTCATTTTCTGGGAAATAAATAGAtaacattatttttcataaatattgtaatatacagttgtacattcattcacacacacacactacagacaatttagtttattcacttgCCCtctagcgcatgtttttggactgtgggggaaacgggagcacccagatgaaacccacgtcaacacggggagaacatgcaaactccccacagaaatgccaactgacccagtcgagactcaaaccagtgatcttcttgctgtaaggtgacaatgctaaccactgagccaccatgccgttctcaagaacaaaacagatttagtcaaatagtatttttttacattacattaatacaAATTTCCCATATTTGTTTTGTCATTCATGCTTATTTAAACTCTTTCTCACTGTCTGATGATTGAAGCATTTGACTAAAGCATAAAGCATACACACAACATTGCCAAATATCAAGCCTCAGTTGTGTCTCTGATGAGTTTGTTTTCTTGTGTAAGAGCGCAGTAAGTGTGAAAACAACCGGGTGAAGCACAGTGCTGTTACACGGAAACTGAGAAAAGAGGAACACCCTTCGTCAGCTCTGACACGAAAAACCACAAC is from Danio rerio strain Tuebingen ecotype United States chromosome 14, GRCz12tu, whole genome shotgun sequence and encodes:
- the macrod1 gene encoding ADP-ribose glycohydrolase MACROD1, whose amino-acid sequence is MAFQMSKVSARVCVWSRSFKAQFCSGVTRKAGQFEKLSAAAVCVPRPGYAAVMGLRVVLGAAGVSAAACAALSTSTLYAMSARPELNLESDRSDWKQAKTKLCSMDKEKRRELYRVDFIPLEDVPVWSPSGDSSCKPRCEVNEELNMKVSLFGGDITKLEIDAVANAANKTLLGGGGVDGAIHRGAGPLLRKECATLNGCETGEAKITGAYGLPARYVIHTVGPIVHDSVGEREEEALRNCYYNCLHTATKHHLRTVAFPCISTGVYGYPPDQAVEVALKTVRDYLEQNPEKLDRVIFCVFLKSDKQLYENLLPAYFPRGSPPKSKL